The Panicum virgatum strain AP13 chromosome 5K, P.virgatum_v5, whole genome shotgun sequence genome has a window encoding:
- the LOC120708697 gene encoding uncharacterized acetyltransferase At3g50280-like, giving the protein MAQMISTMPMVDAAPAVSAIMPKLGQAACLDAPASGITVVSRQHVRPDAASAIGDLTLSVSDLPMLSCHYIQKGLFFPAPDLPMSSLVSLLASSLARALAAVPALAGRLVTLPDDRIVIRCNDAGVDFLHAVAPGLSLDDFLVPDADVPTKLTKDLFPMDRTVSYEGHRRPLTSFQVTVLGDGAVFIGIVANHAVVDGTSFWHFFNTWAAICRGESPKLLDFRRNFFGDSTAVLRFPGGVGPAVTFDVDAPLRERVFHFSADAIREMKAIANRRPSGGHDAEVYGKMAQDPKNPGEISSFQSLCAQIWLAVTRARKRLAPDATTTFRMAVNCRHRLRPAISPVYFGNAIQSAVTTATVSELARHDLRWAAGKLNASLAVYGDGAIRRAAAAWQAKPGCFPLGNPDGSVITMGSSNRFPMYDGNDFGWGRPLAVRSGRANKFDGKMSAFPGRPGDGSVDIEVCLPPETMAALLRDAEFMQYVSWASHLS; this is encoded by the coding sequence ATGGCTCAGATGATCTCCACCATGCCCATGGTGGACGCCGCGCCAGCGGTGTCCGCCATTATGCCCAAGCTAGGGCAGGCCGCCTGCCTGGACGCGCCGGCCTCGGGCATCACCGTCGTGTCAAGGCAGCACGTGCGcccggacgccgcgtcggcgaTCGGCGACCTCACGCTCTCCGTCTCCGACCTGCCCATGCTGTCGTGCCACTACATCCAGAAGGGGCTCTTCTTCCCGGCCCCCGACCTGCCCATGTCCTCGCTCGTCTCGCTGCTCGCGTCCTCGCTGGCGcgggcgctcgccgccgtcccggccctcgccggccgcctcgtCACGCTGCCCGACGACCGCATCGTCATCCGCTGCAACGACGCCGGCGTCGACTTCCTCCACGCCGTCGCACCCGGCCTGTCGCTCGACGACTTTCTCGTCCCGGACGCCGACGTGCCCACCAAGCTGACGAAGGACCTGTTCCCTATGGACCGGACCGTGAGCTACGAAGGCCACCGGCGCCCGCTCACGTCGTTCCAGGTCACCGTGCTCGGTGACGGCGCCGTCTTCATCGGCATCGTCGCCAACCACGCCGTCGTGGATGGCACCTCCTTTTGGCACTTCTTCAACACCTGGGCCGCCATCTGCCGCGGCGAGTCGCCCAAGCTGCTGGACTTCCGCAGAAACTTCTTCGGCGACTCCACCGCCGTCCTCCGCTTCCCCGGCGGCGTCGGCCCGGCGGTGACCTTCGACGTGGACGCGCCTCTCCGGGAGCGCGTCTTTCACTTCAGCGCCGACGCGATTCGCGAGATGAAGGCAATTGCCAACCGCCGCCCGAGCGGTGGCCACGACGCCGAGGTCTACGGCAAGATGGCGCAGGACCCGAAGAATCCCGGCGAGATCTCGTCGTTCCAGTCGCTGTGCGCGCAGATATGGCTGGCGGTGACGCGCGCCCGGAAACGCCTGGCGCCCGACGCGACGACCACGTTCCGAATGGCGGTGAACTGCCGGCACCGGCTGCGCCCGGCCATCTCCCCTGTTTACTTTGGCAACGCCATCCAGAGCGCGGTGACGACGGCGACGGTGTCCGAGCTGGCGCGGCACGACCTGCGGTGGGCGGCGGGCAAGCTGAACGCGAGCCTCGCGGTGTACGGCGACGGCGCGatccggcgcgcggcggcggcgtggcaggcCAAGCCCGGGTGCTTCCCGCTGGGCAACCCCGACGGGTCGGTGATCACGATGGGGAGCTCGAACCGGTTCCCGATGTACGACGGCAACGACTTCGGGTGGGGGCGGCCCCTCGCGGTGCGGAGCGGGCGCGCCAACAAGTTCGACGGCAAGATGTCGGCGTTCCCCGGGCGCCCCGGCGACGGCAGCGTGGACATCGAGGTGTGCTTGCCACCGGAGACCATGGCGGCGCTGCTCCGCGACGCTGAGTTCAT